The stretch of DNA GTCGACCTCCATCCCCCCCTGGACGATCGCAAACAGGGCAAGCTCGGGCCGCGTGCGGGCGGCGAGCGATCGCAGGGCCCAGCGGTTGGAGAGGGCCAGGGACTCTTCGAGGTACCCGCGCGGGCTCGGGTGGGGCGGGCACTCGTCGAGCACCATCATCACGTCCGAGCCCAGGGCCTCCTGGACGGCGATCACCTTCTCCGGCGTCAGCAGGTGCTTCGAGCCGTCCCGGTGGCTGCGAAACACGACCCCTTCCTCCGAGATCTTGCGAAGGGGCGCGAGGCTGAAAACTTGGAACCCGCCCGAGTCGGTGAGTATGGGACCCGGCCAGTTCATGAACCGGTGGAGCCCCCCGAGCTCCCGGATCAGCTCGTGGCCGGGCTTGAGGTAGAGGTGATAGGTGTTGGCGAGGACGATCTCCGCCCCGACGTCGCGCAACTCCTCCGGCGTCACCGCCTTGACGGTTGCGAGCGTCCCCACCGGCATGAACGCCGGCGTCTCCACCTCGCCGTGGAGCAGGCGCAGCCGCCCCCGGCGCGCGCCGGAGGGATCCTGTGCGAGGAGTTGAAACGATGGGGGCGGGAGCAAGCAATGCCTTCCGTCAGGAGCAGCCGCGCCAAGGAGCGCACCCCGCCAATCTGCCGCTGGAGCCGCGCAGGATCAGGAGCCGGTCGTCCGGGCTCGGACTCTCACACGAAGCCTGCCGTACCCGGGGGGGCTTTCCAAGAGTCGCAACTGCTGATCGATGTGGCCTCGGCGCTTGGCAACCCCATGAAACGAGTTCTCCTCCACATCCTCGTTGCCCCATTGATCC from Thermodesulfobacteriota bacterium encodes:
- the tgt gene encoding tRNA guanosine(34) transglycosylase Tgt, giving the protein MLPPPSFQLLAQDPSGARRGRLRLLHGEVETPAFMPVGTLATVKAVTPEELRDVGAEIVLANTYHLYLKPGHELIRELGGLHRFMNWPGPILTDSGGFQVFSLAPLRKISEEGVVFRSHRDGSKHLLTPEKVIAVQEALGSDVMMVLDECPPHPSPRGYLEESLALSNRWALRSLAARTRPELALFAIVQGGMEVDLRRRAADELREHPFDGYALGGLSVGEGQEVMLSTVASAAPHLPADKPRYLMGVGTPLDIAEAVGRGMDLFDCVLPTRNARNGMLFTSQGRVAIKHARFERDPGPLDEACGCYTCRHYSRAYLRHLYQSREILASRLNTLHNLYFYQELMRRVRSAVESGSYARFLAAFRESQVRGAEA